Proteins encoded within one genomic window of Saccharopolyspora pogona:
- a CDS encoding pyridoxal phosphate-dependent aminotransferase translates to MRSPALTSRLRPFTSTIFAEITELARRTGAVNLGQGFPDTDGPEGMLRVAQEAIANGVNQYPPGPGEPDLRAAISEHRLARYGIEHRPEDEVLVTVGATEALTAAMLALVEPGDEVVLIEPYYDSYPVAVAMAGGVRRTVSLRQGPDHRFELDVGALRAAVEPQTRALVLNSPHNPTGTVFTDAELAVIAEVCRENDVIAITDEVYEHLIFDGREHHPLATLPGMAERTLSISSVGKSFSATGWKIGWICGPAELVAAVRAAKQFMTFVGGAPFQPAVAHALRNELDWVERLRKDLQRKRDRLSEGLAEAGFDVLASEGTYFVCTDVRPLGFENGAELCRSLPERIGLAAIPVQVFCDNPEDAKHLVRFAFCKRDEVLDEAIRRLHKLR, encoded by the coding sequence GTGCGTAGTCCTGCCCTCACCAGCCGGTTGCGGCCCTTCACGTCCACGATCTTCGCCGAGATCACCGAGCTCGCCAGGCGGACCGGTGCGGTCAACCTCGGTCAAGGCTTCCCGGACACCGATGGCCCCGAGGGCATGCTGCGCGTCGCGCAGGAGGCGATCGCCAACGGCGTCAACCAGTACCCGCCGGGCCCCGGTGAACCGGACCTGCGGGCCGCGATCTCCGAGCACCGCCTGGCGCGCTACGGCATCGAGCACCGACCCGAGGACGAGGTGCTGGTCACCGTCGGTGCGACCGAGGCGCTGACCGCCGCGATGCTCGCCCTGGTCGAGCCCGGCGACGAGGTCGTGCTCATCGAGCCGTACTACGACTCCTACCCGGTCGCCGTCGCGATGGCCGGCGGGGTGCGCCGGACCGTCTCGCTGCGGCAGGGCCCCGACCACCGCTTCGAGCTCGACGTCGGGGCGCTGCGCGCCGCCGTCGAGCCGCAGACCCGCGCCCTGGTGCTGAACTCGCCGCACAACCCGACCGGCACCGTGTTCACCGATGCCGAGCTCGCCGTGATCGCCGAGGTTTGCCGCGAGAACGACGTGATCGCCATCACCGACGAGGTCTACGAACACCTGATCTTCGACGGCCGCGAGCACCACCCGCTGGCCACCCTGCCCGGCATGGCCGAGCGGACGCTGTCGATCTCCAGCGTCGGCAAGAGCTTCAGCGCCACCGGCTGGAAGATCGGCTGGATCTGCGGTCCGGCCGAGCTCGTCGCCGCCGTGCGCGCAGCGAAGCAGTTCATGACCTTCGTCGGCGGCGCACCGTTCCAACCTGCGGTCGCCCACGCCCTGCGCAACGAGCTCGACTGGGTCGAGCGGTTGCGCAAGGACCTGCAGCGCAAGCGGGACCGGCTCTCCGAGGGCTTGGCCGAGGCTGGCTTCGACGTGCTCGCCAGCGAGGGCACCTACTTCGTCTGCACCGACGTCCGGCCACTCGGCTTCGAGAACGGCGCCGAACTGTGCCGTTCGCTGCCGGAACGGATCGGGCTCGCCGCGATCCCGGTGCAGGTCTTCTGCGACAACCCGGAAGACGCCAAGCACCTGGTGCGGTTCGCCTTCTGCAAGCGCGACGAGGTCCTGGACGAAGCGATCCGCCGCCTCCACAAGCTCCGCTGA